One window of the uncultured Paludibaculum sp. genome contains the following:
- a CDS encoding FAD-binding oxidoreductase, producing MSILIDDASGFQGEADRVVTPATFEEAAGFLREASEAGIPVTVSGAGTGITGGRCPQGGWELSLDAFRKVEAGSGAAIAGAGALLKDLQSAAVAKGQFYAPDPTEWTASVGGTIATNASGSRSFRYGSTRRHLRALTVAFMDGSVRTFRRGDKVDFPYTPLPAPKTTKNTAGYFLPPEAEWIDLICGSEGTLGVVLEAEVTLLAQPKEILSGVVFFEEDAATLAAVDEWRGTPQLRMLEYMDEPSLTFLRTSYGGEIPRQAKACLMIEQELDGLSGDPVDEWVERMEKAGALEDSWFGETAKDRERFRVYRHTLPELVNAKVRMNGFQKLSSDFAVPLDQNADMLRYYQETLNRDFPGKYTIYGHIGDAHVHVNILSESQADFENGKAWMTAAAAHSVSLGGTVSAEHGLGKRKLHLLPLMFTPEQIENMKAVKRRLDPQWLLGRGNLFSAC from the coding sequence GTGAGCATCCTGATCGACGACGCATCCGGTTTCCAGGGGGAAGCCGACCGAGTAGTGACCCCGGCCACCTTCGAAGAGGCGGCCGGGTTTTTGCGCGAGGCCTCCGAAGCCGGCATCCCGGTCACCGTTTCCGGGGCCGGCACCGGCATCACCGGCGGCCGCTGCCCGCAGGGCGGTTGGGAGTTGTCGCTGGATGCGTTCCGCAAGGTGGAGGCCGGCTCCGGGGCGGCCATCGCCGGAGCAGGCGCCCTGCTGAAGGACTTGCAGTCCGCCGCAGTCGCCAAGGGGCAGTTCTATGCGCCCGATCCCACGGAGTGGACCGCGTCTGTCGGCGGAACCATCGCCACCAACGCCTCCGGTTCGCGCAGCTTCCGCTATGGCTCCACGCGGCGTCATCTGCGGGCGCTGACCGTTGCTTTCATGGACGGCAGTGTCCGGACCTTCCGGCGCGGCGACAAGGTGGACTTCCCCTACACGCCGCTTCCGGCCCCGAAGACCACCAAGAACACAGCCGGGTACTTCCTGCCGCCCGAGGCGGAATGGATCGACCTGATTTGCGGCAGCGAGGGGACGCTGGGCGTCGTGCTGGAGGCGGAAGTGACGCTGCTGGCGCAGCCCAAGGAGATCCTGTCCGGCGTCGTCTTCTTCGAGGAGGATGCGGCCACCCTGGCGGCCGTCGATGAGTGGCGCGGCACGCCGCAACTCCGGATGCTGGAGTACATGGACGAGCCTTCGCTCACGTTCCTACGCACGTCGTATGGCGGCGAGATCCCCCGGCAGGCCAAGGCATGTCTCATGATCGAGCAGGAACTCGATGGACTTTCGGGCGATCCCGTGGATGAGTGGGTCGAACGAATGGAGAAGGCGGGCGCGCTGGAAGATTCATGGTTTGGCGAGACGGCGAAGGACCGCGAGCGCTTCCGGGTCTACCGCCACACCCTGCCGGAGTTGGTGAACGCCAAAGTCCGAATGAACGGCTTCCAGAAGCTCAGTTCCGATTTCGCCGTCCCACTGGACCAAAACGCCGACATGCTGCGCTACTACCAGGAGACTCTGAATCGAGACTTTCCTGGCAAGTACACGATCTATGGTCACATCGGCGACGCCCATGTTCATGTGAACATCCTGTCGGAGTCCCAGGCCGACTTTGAGAACGGCAAGGCGTGGATGACCGCCGCCGCTGCCCATTCCGTGTCGCTGGGCGGTACCGTGAGCGCCGAGCACGGTCTCGGGAAGCGGAAACTGCACCTTTTGCCCCTGATGTTCACCCCGGAACAGATCGAGAACATGAAAGCGGTGAAGCGCCGGCTCGATCCGCAGTGGCTCCTGGGGCGCGGTAACCTCTTTTCCGCCTGCTGA
- a CDS encoding sugar-binding domain-containing protein: MRLLSLIFLAPLLAHGATAGRVTVSLNGDWHVGESVAAEPIPGEFGHVAPVPGLTNLAQPAFPDVDRFDSREFIQTSIREKKLPESARVETAGVSRQTRNYFWYRRTFTVPGRKPVAMLRVAKAQFGTAVWLNGKKVGEHLGCFTAGYFDVTSFVNWSGENDLVIRIGAHPAALPVWAPAGTDFEKYKWTPGIYDNVSLILTGVPYVESVQVGPRLSDSSAVVETVLVNLGSTAARTSLVQQVKPWAARTLAVSLQPGERKTVWQTLPLPGAKLWTPEEPNLHWLDTASCVCQVLQKH; the protein is encoded by the coding sequence ATGAGACTGCTTAGTCTGATTTTCCTGGCGCCGCTGCTGGCGCATGGCGCTACGGCCGGACGGGTGACGGTTTCGTTGAATGGCGACTGGCACGTCGGCGAGAGCGTGGCCGCGGAGCCGATACCAGGCGAGTTCGGGCATGTGGCTCCGGTGCCCGGCCTGACGAATCTGGCGCAGCCGGCGTTTCCCGATGTCGACCGCTTCGACAGCAGGGAGTTCATCCAGACGTCGATTCGCGAGAAGAAACTGCCGGAGAGTGCGCGGGTGGAGACGGCCGGGGTTTCGCGGCAGACACGCAACTACTTCTGGTACCGCCGCACGTTCACGGTGCCGGGGCGCAAACCGGTGGCGATGCTGCGCGTGGCCAAGGCTCAATTCGGGACGGCGGTCTGGCTGAACGGCAAGAAGGTGGGCGAGCACCTGGGCTGCTTCACGGCGGGGTACTTCGACGTCACCTCGTTTGTGAACTGGAGCGGTGAGAACGACCTGGTGATCCGCATTGGAGCGCATCCGGCGGCGTTGCCGGTGTGGGCTCCGGCGGGTACAGACTTCGAGAAGTACAAGTGGACTCCGGGTATCTACGACAACGTGTCGCTGATTCTCACGGGGGTGCCGTATGTGGAGAGCGTGCAGGTGGGTCCGCGGCTGAGCGATTCGTCGGCCGTGGTCGAGACGGTTCTGGTAAACCTGGGGTCGACCGCGGCGCGGACGTCGCTGGTGCAGCAGGTGAAACCGTGGGCGGCTCGCACGCTGGCCGTTTCGCTGCAACCCGGCGAACGCAAGACCGTGTGGCAGACGCTGCCTCTGCCGGGGGCGAAGCTGTGGACTCCGGAGGAGCCGAACCTGCACTGGCTGGATACCGCGAGTTGTGTCTGTCAAGTTCTGCAAAAGCACTGA
- a CDS encoding M56 family metallopeptidase yields the protein MDFTGWMSVVFLTGLVATSFRVLLVAGVAVALAWVLRRRGAEVRHAIWLLVLAGMLLMPVLIAALPPLRILPTAWLGLPSKIETPMPPATGLPIVINVGSTMTVPTYRGGGPSIPAWPKVLVSVYCLIAAIAALRVANAVRRARWLVDRAQTLHDEGLRETMRLLCVAQGLGYPLPRLAQSTDAAVPFTAGWQDPVIVLPASWRAWDEYKLRAVLAHEMAHVRRGDWLIALLAALNSGLFWFHPLAWWLERKLAGLAEEACDAAAIADSGDARRYASVVLDFASVMASAGSRLSWEATAMARSSKVGGRIERILEGKMTWTKSISRGRWLALLVVALPLVYGAAALQVQNPTGGLSVSVSSQATPDGVGMPMPGAVLTDAQAQALEARVAANSDDLEARGQLLGYYFANRKTGAFVKELSWLVEHHPESPIHEQFPSNFALSPATIPDGETRKTVVALWARKAAENPANANVLMHAASVVSSSDPAAAFAYLKQASLAEPGDARVMGRLIGMYAIATARKVNNRTTGPWDAFGDAVSRELDASTDAQLLARLGQQLASQRLPPTKGMSDSMAKSITDRWLKMHEAGLKYLDRAMQLDPGNEEWKNIREALSKPQPMELAQVAPLTVLANRGPEYPPLALQARIQGPVTVDVHVNAEGLVESAKAVDGHPLLRIAAEDCVRNWRYSPQRANGKAVEADTQAVVNFHLPAVGGVEPARPAGTAVPTRISVGGNIQKQVLLSSAEPEYPPLAKQARIQGMVRFEVVLGRDGKVSNLKLVSGHPLLVQSAVQAVRQYTYRPTLLNGEPVEVATTVDVPFTLSQ from the coding sequence ATGGACTTCACTGGGTGGATGAGCGTAGTGTTCCTTACCGGGTTGGTGGCCACGTCATTTCGTGTGTTGCTGGTAGCTGGGGTGGCGGTTGCACTCGCGTGGGTGTTGCGACGGCGCGGAGCGGAGGTCCGGCACGCCATCTGGCTGTTGGTGCTGGCGGGGATGCTGCTGATGCCCGTCCTGATCGCGGCGCTCCCGCCGCTCCGAATTCTGCCGACGGCTTGGCTGGGCCTCCCGTCGAAGATCGAGACCCCGATGCCTCCGGCGACGGGGCTTCCCATTGTGATCAACGTGGGCTCGACGATGACAGTTCCCACGTACCGTGGTGGCGGGCCGAGCATCCCTGCTTGGCCCAAGGTCCTGGTCTCGGTGTACTGCTTGATCGCCGCCATCGCTGCCCTGCGTGTCGCGAACGCGGTGCGCCGTGCCCGGTGGTTGGTGGACCGCGCGCAGACGCTGCATGACGAGGGGCTGAGAGAAACCATGCGCCTGTTGTGCGTTGCGCAGGGGCTTGGGTACCCATTGCCTCGCCTGGCGCAGTCCACCGACGCCGCGGTGCCGTTTACGGCCGGCTGGCAGGATCCTGTGATCGTGCTGCCCGCGAGTTGGCGCGCTTGGGATGAGTACAAGTTGCGCGCAGTGCTGGCGCACGAGATGGCGCATGTCCGGCGGGGCGACTGGTTGATCGCGCTGCTGGCGGCACTCAACAGTGGGCTGTTCTGGTTTCACCCGCTGGCCTGGTGGCTGGAGCGGAAGCTGGCGGGCCTGGCGGAAGAGGCATGCGATGCGGCGGCGATCGCGGACTCGGGCGACGCGCGGCGTTACGCGAGTGTCGTGCTGGACTTCGCATCGGTGATGGCTTCGGCCGGCTCACGACTGAGTTGGGAGGCCACGGCGATGGCGCGGTCGAGCAAGGTGGGTGGACGCATTGAACGAATCCTGGAGGGCAAGATGACGTGGACCAAATCCATTTCGCGCGGCCGCTGGCTGGCGCTCTTGGTTGTTGCTTTGCCTCTGGTGTACGGCGCCGCCGCGCTCCAGGTGCAGAATCCAACCGGCGGACTCTCGGTGTCCGTTAGCAGTCAGGCAACCCCCGACGGGGTGGGTATGCCCATGCCGGGCGCCGTTCTTACCGATGCCCAGGCCCAGGCGTTGGAGGCGCGCGTCGCTGCCAATAGTGACGATCTCGAGGCGAGGGGGCAGCTATTGGGGTATTACTTCGCAAACAGGAAGACCGGCGCCTTTGTGAAGGAACTGTCCTGGCTGGTGGAGCATCATCCGGAGTCGCCCATCCACGAGCAGTTTCCGAGCAACTTCGCTCTGTCGCCCGCTACCATTCCGGACGGGGAGACGAGGAAGACGGTCGTCGCGCTGTGGGCGAGGAAGGCGGCGGAGAATCCTGCCAACGCGAATGTGCTGATGCACGCTGCCAGCGTCGTGTCCTCGTCCGACCCTGCCGCTGCCTTCGCGTACCTGAAACAGGCCAGCCTGGCGGAGCCCGGCGATGCTCGGGTGATGGGGCGCCTGATTGGCATGTACGCCATCGCTACGGCGCGCAAGGTCAACAATAGGACTACTGGCCCTTGGGATGCGTTTGGCGATGCCGTCTCGCGTGAACTGGATGCCAGTACCGACGCGCAACTGCTGGCGCGTCTGGGTCAACAGCTGGCTTCTCAAAGACTCCCACCGACTAAGGGCATGTCCGACTCGATGGCGAAATCGATAACTGATCGCTGGCTGAAGATGCATGAAGCGGGACTGAAATACCTCGATCGTGCAATGCAACTGGACCCGGGCAACGAGGAATGGAAGAACATTCGGGAAGCGCTCAGCAAACCCCAGCCGATGGAACTCGCGCAGGTTGCGCCGCTCACTGTGTTGGCGAACCGTGGGCCGGAGTATCCACCGCTGGCCCTCCAGGCGCGTATTCAAGGTCCCGTAACGGTGGATGTCCACGTCAACGCAGAAGGGCTTGTGGAATCCGCGAAGGCAGTGGACGGACATCCTTTGCTGCGTATCGCAGCGGAAGACTGTGTGCGAAACTGGCGGTACTCGCCGCAGCGTGCGAACGGGAAGGCCGTCGAGGCCGACACTCAGGCGGTGGTGAACTTCCACCTGCCGGCGGTGGGCGGAGTGGAGCCGGCGCGGCCAGCAGGAACCGCCGTGCCCACGCGCATCTCGGTGGGTGGGAATATTCAGAAGCAGGTGCTGCTTTCCAGTGCGGAGCCCGAATACCCGCCGCTCGCCAAGCAGGCGCGGATTCAGGGGATGGTGCGATTCGAAGTCGTGCTCGGCCGCGACGGGAAGGTGTCGAACCTCAAGCTGGTCTCCGGCCATCCGTTGCTGGTGCAGTCCGCCGTGCAAGCGGTTCGTCAGTACACCTACCGGCCGACGCTGTTGAACGGCGAGCCCGTCGAGGTGGCAACTACGGTGGATGTTCCTTTCACATTGAGCCAGTGA
- a CDS encoding NAD(P)/FAD-dependent oxidoreductase: protein MTYDAIVLGGGAAGLFCAAQAGRLGRRVALIEHSDRPGRKILISGGGRANFTNLRVEPRNFLSANPHFAKSALARFTPQHFLDLMRAHRIPYHEKTLGQLFCDRSAQDLLTLLLTECSAGKVELHASTKITAVTRDTRFRVETSRGTMEATTLVVATGGLSIPKTGASGFGYDLARQFGLTIEKPYPALVPLTFDKADQARWGELSGVSTGVVATHGKQHFCERMLYTHRGLSGPAILQISSYWKPGSPLNLDLLPGTDFSTTAPHEARKQLSLKLPQRLAERWLEVEGFTQPVPSVKKIDTRLHHWSLVPAGTEGFDKAEVTGGGVSTAELSSQTMEARQVPGLFFIGEVVDVTGWLGGYNFQWAWASAYAAAQAITGSM, encoded by the coding sequence TTGACGTACGATGCCATTGTCCTCGGCGGTGGAGCCGCCGGTCTCTTCTGTGCCGCGCAAGCCGGACGCCTGGGCCGCCGCGTAGCCCTGATCGAACACTCTGACCGGCCGGGCCGTAAGATCCTCATCTCCGGTGGAGGCCGCGCCAACTTCACCAACCTGCGCGTGGAGCCCCGCAACTTCCTCTCGGCCAACCCGCACTTCGCGAAATCGGCGCTGGCGCGCTTCACGCCCCAGCACTTTCTCGACCTGATGCGGGCGCACCGCATCCCCTATCACGAGAAGACCCTGGGCCAACTCTTCTGCGACCGCTCCGCGCAGGACCTCCTCACCCTGCTCCTCACGGAGTGCTCCGCCGGCAAGGTCGAGTTGCATGCCTCGACGAAGATCACCGCCGTCACGCGCGACACCCGATTCCGCGTCGAAACCTCACGAGGCACCATGGAGGCGACAACGCTGGTCGTGGCCACCGGAGGTCTCTCCATCCCCAAGACCGGAGCCAGCGGTTTCGGCTACGACCTCGCTCGCCAGTTCGGGCTGACCATCGAGAAGCCGTACCCTGCCCTGGTCCCGCTCACCTTCGACAAAGCGGACCAGGCCCGCTGGGGCGAGCTTTCCGGAGTCTCCACCGGAGTCGTCGCGACGCACGGCAAACAACATTTCTGCGAGAGGATGTTGTACACGCACCGCGGCCTCTCCGGCCCCGCCATCCTGCAGATCTCCTCCTACTGGAAGCCCGGCTCGCCGCTGAACCTCGACCTCCTCCCCGGCACGGACTTCTCCACCACGGCGCCGCACGAGGCCCGCAAGCAGTTGTCCTTGAAACTCCCGCAGCGCCTGGCCGAACGCTGGCTCGAAGTAGAGGGTTTCACCCAGCCTGTCCCGAGTGTGAAGAAGATCGACACCCGCCTGCATCACTGGAGCCTGGTACCCGCCGGAACAGAAGGCTTCGACAAGGCGGAAGTCACGGGCGGCGGCGTCAGTACGGCGGAGTTGTCGTCCCAAACGATGGAAGCCCGCCAGGTCCCCGGCCTCTTCTTCATAGGAGAGGTAGTGGACGTGACGGGCTGGTTGGGCGGCTACAATTTCCAGTGGGCGTGGGCCTCGGCCTACGCGGCGGCCCAGGCGATCACTGGCTCAATGTGA
- a CDS encoding citrate synthase, whose protein sequence is MDQNRLSITDQRTGTQYEVPIVDGTIRATDLRKIKATPDDFGLMTYDPAFLNTSSCRSAITYIDGDRGILRYRGYPIEELAESCSFLEVAWLLLNGELPNTEELADWTALIKRHTMLHETTKKFLEGYRYDAHPMGMLISTLAALSTVYPEAKNVFDADNRKLQIARLIAKMPTICAYCYRHHFGLPYVYPDNDLNFTENFMNMMWKMFEPKYLANPILSRALDILFILHADHEQNCSTNTMRGVGSAQGDPYVGCSAAAAALYGPLHGGANEEVLKMLDQIGSKDRVAGFIHQVKEGGGKLMGFGHRVYKNYDPRARIIKWAADQVFTVTGYNKKIEIALELERIALEDDYFVTRKLYPNVDFYSGIIYEAMGFRPDLFTVLFAIPRVVGWLAQWQEMLLDPEQKIARPRQIYTGHGERHIVPMSERHVTGVGAD, encoded by the coding sequence ATGGATCAGAACCGACTGAGCATTACGGATCAACGAACTGGTACGCAGTATGAAGTCCCGATCGTCGATGGGACGATCCGGGCGACCGATCTGAGGAAGATCAAAGCCACGCCCGACGACTTCGGGCTGATGACCTACGACCCTGCCTTTTTGAACACGTCATCCTGCCGAAGCGCCATTACCTATATTGACGGCGACCGAGGCATCCTCCGCTATCGCGGATACCCGATTGAGGAACTTGCGGAAAGCTGCAGCTTTCTGGAGGTCGCCTGGCTCCTGCTGAACGGCGAACTGCCCAACACGGAGGAGCTTGCCGACTGGACGGCTCTCATCAAGCGGCACACGATGCTGCACGAGACGACGAAAAAGTTCCTGGAGGGGTATCGATATGACGCCCACCCCATGGGCATGCTCATCTCCACCCTGGCGGCGCTCTCGACGGTCTATCCGGAAGCCAAGAACGTCTTTGACGCCGACAACCGCAAACTGCAGATCGCCCGACTGATTGCCAAGATGCCGACGATCTGCGCCTACTGTTACCGCCACCATTTCGGGCTGCCGTATGTCTACCCGGACAACGATCTGAACTTCACTGAAAACTTCATGAACATGATGTGGAAGATGTTCGAGCCCAAGTATCTGGCCAATCCCATCCTGAGCCGGGCGCTCGATATCCTCTTCATTCTGCACGCCGATCACGAACAGAACTGCTCCACCAACACGATGCGGGGTGTGGGCAGCGCGCAAGGCGACCCTTACGTTGGTTGCTCGGCCGCGGCTGCGGCACTCTATGGCCCGCTGCACGGCGGCGCCAATGAAGAAGTCCTCAAGATGCTGGATCAGATCGGGTCGAAGGACCGTGTGGCCGGCTTCATCCATCAGGTGAAAGAGGGTGGCGGCAAGCTGATGGGCTTCGGTCACCGCGTCTACAAGAACTACGATCCCCGGGCCCGCATCATCAAATGGGCGGCCGACCAGGTGTTCACCGTCACCGGCTACAACAAGAAGATCGAGATTGCCTTGGAACTCGAACGGATTGCGCTGGAAGACGACTACTTCGTGACGCGCAAACTGTACCCGAACGTGGACTTCTACTCCGGCATCATCTACGAAGCCATGGGCTTCCGGCCAGACCTGTTCACGGTGCTGTTCGCCATCCCGCGCGTGGTGGGCTGGCTGGCACAGTGGCAGGAGATGCTTCTCGATCCGGAGCAGAAGATCGCCCGGCCGCGGCAGATCTATACGGGCCATGGCGAACGGCACATCGTACCGATGTCCGAACGTCATGTCACCGGTGTGGGCGCCGACTAG
- a CDS encoding BlaI/MecI/CopY family transcriptional regulator → MRNSKTTRKNLSGLEQLVMDFLWARGPASAEQVREALNDTHPMKDATARTILRRLEEKGYATHREEGRTYIYSGAEQPQNVAMGAIRQIIDRFWGGSAEALVAGMVEQEVIDPAELRALAAKLERGSQKKEK, encoded by the coding sequence ATGCGTAACAGTAAAACAACGCGAAAAAATCTTAGCGGCCTGGAGCAGCTTGTCATGGATTTCCTTTGGGCTCGCGGGCCGGCCAGCGCCGAGCAGGTGCGCGAGGCGCTCAACGACACCCATCCGATGAAAGACGCCACGGCTCGCACGATTCTGCGGCGGCTGGAGGAGAAGGGGTACGCGACTCACCGGGAAGAGGGGCGCACCTATATCTACTCCGGCGCGGAACAGCCGCAGAACGTGGCCATGGGGGCGATCCGGCAGATTATTGACCGGTTCTGGGGCGGCTCCGCGGAGGCTCTGGTGGCCGGCATGGTGGAGCAGGAAGTGATCGACCCGGCGGAGTTACGGGCACTGGCGGCGAAGCTGGAGCGGGGTTCTCAGAAAAAGGAGAAGTAG
- a CDS encoding TonB family protein codes for MPRTWLVSCGLGLTIALLASSFACRLSLSPDPAAAARKTRELEARVAANGEDQDARAQLLERYFAIGSKDAYLAQLSWFIEHDPKSPVHQKYPGWLPGSNNIHLDSSELLRLAGLWRDQVAKRPDSVPILLGAAAQAYPIAPREAAGYLVRARQLAPKNTDVADRLEDVYFQALEARLEENSPAAWRTLGDSVVADLEGSTDARLLGKLGRRMAGRMASLPEPTTDPALRELYKAPLQYRRLSAQFLSRARQLDPTNEEWKGDGSLMQRQTQLETIQVTPVLVTATAAATIPRKAIDAEVSGTMVVAVRVDASGRVESVQAIQGPVLLRGEAEDAVRHWTFFPRRIGDKAVPGEIQVKLDLLARPVDGGDAPVVASEVPAQPQYAALPSNKPATVGLEPMVANARLISRPEPVYPPKAKAARIQGVVLLWVTIDVNGKVTSRTVTSGHPMLNPAAIEAVEHSRYRPTLLDGRPVEVATQVEIGFWLDR; via the coding sequence ATGCCCCGCACCTGGCTCGTTTCGTGCGGCCTCGGTCTGACGATCGCACTGCTGGCATCGTCCTTTGCCTGCCGCCTCAGCCTAAGTCCCGATCCTGCGGCAGCCGCCAGAAAAACCCGCGAATTGGAAGCCCGTGTCGCGGCCAATGGGGAAGACCAGGACGCAAGGGCCCAGTTGCTCGAACGGTACTTTGCGATTGGATCGAAGGACGCTTATCTGGCCCAGTTGAGTTGGTTCATAGAACACGATCCGAAGTCCCCGGTTCATCAGAAGTACCCTGGCTGGTTGCCGGGCTCAAACAACATCCACCTGGACAGTTCCGAGTTGCTGAGACTGGCGGGGCTTTGGCGTGATCAGGTTGCCAAGCGCCCGGACAGCGTTCCGATCCTCCTGGGTGCGGCGGCGCAGGCCTATCCAATAGCTCCGCGAGAGGCGGCCGGCTATCTCGTACGAGCCAGACAATTGGCGCCCAAGAACACGGATGTCGCGGATCGTCTGGAGGATGTTTACTTCCAGGCTTTGGAGGCTCGACTCGAGGAGAATTCGCCGGCAGCGTGGAGGACTTTGGGCGATTCCGTCGTAGCGGATCTGGAGGGTTCCACGGACGCCCGGCTTCTGGGTAAATTGGGGCGGCGGATGGCTGGGCGGATGGCGTCCCTTCCGGAGCCAACGACCGATCCGGCGCTAAGGGAACTGTACAAAGCTCCCCTGCAGTATCGCCGGTTGAGTGCCCAATTTCTCAGCCGGGCGAGACAGCTCGATCCGACCAATGAAGAATGGAAAGGCGACGGGTCCCTGATGCAGCGTCAGACGCAGTTGGAAACCATCCAGGTGACCCCGGTGCTGGTGACAGCCACCGCCGCTGCCACCATTCCACGGAAAGCCATTGATGCCGAGGTTTCGGGGACGATGGTCGTTGCCGTCCGGGTGGATGCGAGCGGCAGGGTGGAGTCTGTCCAGGCGATTCAGGGTCCGGTACTGCTTCGTGGTGAGGCGGAAGATGCGGTGCGGCATTGGACCTTCTTTCCCCGGCGCATCGGCGACAAAGCCGTGCCAGGTGAGATCCAGGTCAAGTTGGACCTTCTGGCGCGGCCGGTGGACGGCGGCGATGCGCCGGTCGTGGCCAGCGAAGTGCCGGCCCAGCCTCAATACGCCGCACTTCCCTCCAACAAGCCGGCTACTGTTGGGTTGGAACCGATGGTTGCCAATGCGAGGCTAATCTCGCGTCCGGAGCCCGTGTATCCACCCAAAGCGAAGGCCGCCCGCATCCAGGGAGTGGTTCTGTTGTGGGTCACGATCGATGTGAACGGAAAGGTCACAAGCCGTACGGTGACGTCCGGCCATCCGATGCTCAATCCGGCCGCAATCGAAGCCGTTGAACATTCCCGATACAGGCCCACGCTCCTCGACGGCAGACCAGTTGAGGTTGCCACGCAGGTGGAGATTGGCTTTTGGTTGGACCGCTAA
- a CDS encoding alanine racemase, with protein sequence MRISDLDTPAIIIDLDRMDRNLTKVADYARSHNLRLRPHTKTHKIPALGRRQVELGAVGLSVAKSTEAEVMLKSGTPDILVAYPVVGEKKLARLTEIARKANVTVSLDSMEAAKPLSRAAWAAGVEIGVLTEMDVGLHRVGVQPGADTLALARAVSTLPGLRWRGIAFYPGHIKDFSEKAKQDLATLGQALTSTVALLKANGLAPEVVSGGSTPLLWVSHTIPEMNEIRPGTYIFNDRNTILSGACSRDECAATILTTVVSVAPWRFIIDGGSKTFSSDRLSGASDVTFGEILEAPGARFHKMNEEHGFVELAGDSAHLSVGDRVHVLPNHICVAMNLHEQVYGVRGDEVVETWVVEGRGKLQ encoded by the coding sequence ATGAGAATCTCCGACCTCGATACGCCCGCCATCATCATCGATCTGGACCGCATGGACCGCAACCTCACCAAGGTCGCCGACTATGCCCGCAGCCACAATCTGCGCCTGCGCCCGCACACGAAAACCCATAAGATCCCCGCGCTCGGCCGCCGTCAGGTCGAGCTCGGCGCCGTGGGCCTCAGCGTGGCCAAGTCGACCGAGGCCGAGGTGATGCTCAAATCCGGCACCCCCGACATCCTGGTCGCTTACCCCGTCGTCGGCGAGAAGAAGCTCGCCCGGCTCACCGAGATTGCCCGTAAGGCGAACGTCACCGTCTCGCTCGATTCCATGGAAGCGGCCAAGCCGCTCAGCCGCGCCGCGTGGGCCGCTGGCGTCGAGATCGGAGTTCTGACGGAGATGGACGTCGGTCTGCACCGCGTAGGCGTCCAACCGGGAGCAGACACGCTGGCACTGGCAAGAGCCGTCAGTACCCTGCCCGGCCTGCGGTGGCGCGGTATTGCCTTCTACCCCGGCCATATCAAGGATTTCAGCGAGAAGGCGAAGCAGGATCTCGCCACACTCGGCCAGGCACTCACCAGCACCGTAGCCCTGCTCAAGGCGAACGGACTCGCACCCGAAGTCGTCAGCGGCGGCTCCACGCCCCTGCTCTGGGTGTCGCACACCATCCCCGAGATGAACGAGATCCGGCCCGGCACCTACATCTTCAACGACCGCAATACGATCCTCTCCGGAGCGTGCTCGCGCGACGAATGCGCCGCCACCATCCTCACCACCGTGGTCTCCGTGGCGCCCTGGCGCTTCATCATCGACGGCGGCTCGAAGACGTTTTCCTCCGACCGGCTCTCCGGAGCCAGCGACGTGACCTTCGGCGAAATCCTCGAGGCCCCCGGAGCCCGCTTCCACAAAATGAACGAGGAGCACGGCTTTGTCGAACTGGCCGGCGACAGCGCGCACCTGTCGGTAGGCGATCGTGTGCACGTGCTCCCCAATCACATCTGCGTGGCCATGAATCTCCACGAACAGGTCTACGGCGTTCGCGGCGACGAAGTCGTCGAGACCTGGGTCGTGGAAGGCCGAGGCAAGCTGCAGTAG